One Edaphobacter flagellatus genomic region harbors:
- the pgm gene encoding phosphoglucomutase (alpha-D-glucose-1,6-bisphosphate-dependent), whose protein sequence is MSTHETNKPGQLPSLDSLVDIPHLITAYYAIHPDPAIPAQRVAFGTSGHRGNSFAASFNDDHIAAITQAIVEYRTAEHTTGPLFLARDTHALSEPAFTTALEVLAANGVEVMIDEKLGYTPTPVLSHAILTHNANPRLHRADGIVITPSHNPPEDGGFKYNPPSGGPADTSATKWIENRANELIAAGLKGVKRTTYAKALSADKTYRHDYISAYVNDLASVIDFDIIRSSSLKLAVDPLGGAGVHYWPRIAEHYRLPLAILNTHIDPTFRFMTLDWDGRIRMDCSSPYAMASMIANKDKYDVAWACDTDHDRHGIVTRSTGLLNPNHYLAVMIQYLFTHRPEWGAKTAIGKTVVSSSIIDRVSKGLDRPMLEVPVGFKWFVDGLLDGSLGFVGEESAGASFLRRNGKVWTTDKDGLIPGLLAAEMTARIGKDPGQLYGELTAKYGAPVYQRIDAAATKEQKAKLGKLSPSQVTAKELAGEPITAILTEAPGNHAPIGGLKVATENGWFAARPSGTEDVYKIYAESFKGADHLKQIQTEAQALVNAAIA, encoded by the coding sequence TTCCTTCGCCGCCAGCTTCAACGACGACCACATCGCCGCCATCACACAGGCCATCGTCGAGTACCGCACTGCAGAGCACACGACGGGCCCTCTGTTCCTCGCACGCGACACACACGCACTCTCCGAGCCAGCCTTCACCACCGCGCTCGAGGTCCTCGCTGCGAACGGTGTCGAGGTCATGATCGACGAGAAGCTCGGCTACACGCCTACGCCTGTCCTCTCGCACGCCATCCTCACACACAATGCGAACCCCAGACTGCATCGCGCCGACGGCATCGTCATCACTCCCTCGCACAATCCTCCTGAAGATGGCGGCTTCAAATACAACCCCCCCAGCGGAGGCCCGGCCGACACCTCCGCGACCAAGTGGATCGAGAACCGCGCAAACGAGCTGATCGCTGCTGGACTCAAGGGCGTCAAGCGCACGACGTACGCCAAGGCACTTTCAGCCGACAAGACCTACCGCCATGACTACATCTCCGCCTACGTCAACGATCTCGCCAGCGTCATCGACTTCGACATCATCCGCAGCTCCTCCCTCAAGCTGGCCGTCGATCCGCTCGGCGGAGCAGGCGTCCACTACTGGCCGCGCATCGCCGAGCACTACAGACTTCCGCTCGCCATCCTCAACACACACATCGATCCGACCTTTCGCTTCATGACGCTCGACTGGGACGGACGCATCCGCATGGACTGCTCCAGTCCCTACGCCATGGCCTCTATGATCGCCAACAAGGACAAGTACGACGTCGCCTGGGCCTGTGACACCGATCACGACCGCCATGGCATCGTTACCCGTTCCACGGGCCTGCTGAACCCCAACCATTACCTCGCCGTCATGATCCAGTACCTCTTTACCCATCGGCCTGAGTGGGGAGCAAAAACCGCCATCGGTAAGACCGTCGTCTCCTCCAGCATCATTGATCGCGTGTCAAAAGGACTCGACCGGCCCATGCTCGAGGTCCCTGTCGGCTTCAAGTGGTTCGTCGATGGACTTCTCGACGGTTCGCTCGGCTTTGTCGGCGAAGAGTCCGCTGGCGCAAGTTTTCTGCGTCGAAACGGCAAGGTGTGGACCACCGATAAGGATGGCCTCATCCCCGGCCTGCTCGCCGCCGAGATGACAGCACGCATCGGCAAAGACCCCGGCCAGCTCTACGGTGAACTCACCGCAAAGTACGGCGCGCCCGTCTATCAGCGCATCGACGCAGCCGCTACCAAGGAGCAGAAAGCCAAGCTCGGCAAGCTCTCGCCCTCGCAGGTCACCGCAAAGGAGCTTGCCGGCGAGCCAATCACCGCGATCCTCACGGAAGCTCCAGGCAATCACGCCCCAATCGGCGGCCTCAAGGTCGCAACAGAGAACGGTTGGTTCGCTGCCCGGCCCTCCGGCACCGAAGACGTGTACAAAATCTACGCCGAAAGCTTTAAAGGCGCAGACCATCTGAAGCAGATTCAGACCGAGGCGCAGGCTCTGGTCAATGCAGCTATTGCCTGA
- a CDS encoding TonB-dependent receptor, with product MLLLRAATMSAADHGVKVCVKDEQGNAISGAQVTLRSTPVRQASSDVMGCAVFGAAAAQTLVEIAHAGFATVKQPAGAGELDVVLHVAAANSVVEVTAARTPLALDASASSVRTMTGQQLDEAPGFNLDDRLRQVAGFQLFRRTGSWVANPTTQGTSLRGLGSTAASRTLVLSDQVPLNDPFGGWIHWNEIPQLAMRDVELMRGGASDLYGSSAIGGVIDVIPVMPEGMSYALDLGGATEDTSRLNGLLTGDVKGWSGLAATTLFRTGGYILTAPESRGLVDIPSNVHSQSGRLEVRHELGPGAVFLRGNLLNEARNNGTPLTTNGTRIWRYAAGGDWSDGGDGRFLLRLHGANQNYRQSFSSIGANRATEKLTRLQAVPSMQLGATGQWARTFGELTVVAGADVLDTRGNDAETPVTNNVLQQTVSISARQRDTGVYGEGLWQPRGWSIALSSRVDHFATFDARQSGATPVPVLPEVSETIFNPRLGVVKPLRGGVSLTASAFRAFRGPSLNELYRTGQVGQQITLANPALRSERATGWEAGGLWSLRRIGTVRTSYFWMQVNRPVAAVQVSATPTTQTLKRQNLGQLTSKGVTAEVEMRPISFLTVTAGYQYANSTVTKFSDPTLVGKWTPQVPRNSATLQARMEKRQWGIFAVDLRTSGQQFDDSANQYRLNSFAQVDLYAEHSFRHGLRLYGAVQNLADSRIEAGRTPILTLGAPRIVMAGIRLH from the coding sequence GTGTTGCTGTTACGCGCAGCGACGATGTCGGCCGCAGACCACGGGGTGAAGGTCTGCGTCAAGGATGAACAGGGGAACGCCATCAGCGGTGCACAGGTGACTCTGCGCTCGACGCCGGTGCGGCAGGCTTCCAGTGATGTGATGGGGTGTGCGGTGTTTGGCGCTGCTGCTGCGCAAACGCTTGTCGAGATAGCGCATGCCGGCTTTGCCACGGTGAAGCAACCGGCCGGTGCGGGAGAGCTGGATGTGGTGCTGCATGTTGCGGCGGCGAACTCCGTCGTCGAAGTGACGGCTGCGCGCACGCCGCTGGCTCTCGATGCCAGTGCAAGCAGCGTTCGTACAATGACGGGCCAACAGCTGGATGAGGCTCCTGGTTTTAATCTCGACGACCGGTTGCGGCAGGTGGCGGGATTCCAGCTGTTTCGCAGGACGGGCTCGTGGGTTGCGAATCCGACGACACAGGGAACATCGCTGCGCGGCCTTGGGTCGACGGCGGCCAGCAGGACGCTTGTGCTTAGTGATCAGGTTCCACTGAACGATCCCTTTGGAGGATGGATTCACTGGAACGAGATTCCTCAACTCGCCATGCGGGATGTGGAGTTGATGCGTGGCGGTGCATCGGACCTGTACGGATCGAGCGCGATCGGTGGCGTAATCGATGTGATTCCTGTGATGCCGGAAGGCATGTCGTATGCGTTGGATTTGGGTGGAGCCACCGAGGATACATCGCGCCTGAATGGGCTACTGACGGGAGATGTCAAGGGCTGGAGCGGTCTGGCTGCGACGACGCTCTTCCGCACAGGAGGATATATTCTTACGGCGCCGGAGAGCCGCGGGCTTGTGGATATACCCTCCAACGTTCACTCGCAGAGCGGACGGCTTGAGGTGCGGCATGAGCTTGGCCCTGGAGCGGTATTTCTGCGCGGCAACCTGTTGAACGAGGCGCGCAACAACGGCACGCCACTGACTACAAACGGAACGCGCATCTGGCGCTATGCTGCAGGTGGCGACTGGAGTGATGGCGGTGACGGACGATTCCTGCTGCGCCTGCACGGTGCGAATCAGAACTATCGGCAGAGTTTTTCGTCGATTGGAGCCAACCGCGCTACGGAGAAGCTGACGCGTCTGCAGGCAGTGCCATCGATGCAGCTTGGAGCGACGGGACAGTGGGCGCGGACCTTCGGTGAGCTGACGGTGGTTGCCGGGGCCGACGTGCTGGACACGCGCGGCAACGATGCAGAGACACCGGTTACGAACAATGTTTTGCAACAGACGGTCAGCATCAGTGCGCGTCAGCGTGACACGGGCGTTTATGGTGAGGGATTGTGGCAGCCACGTGGATGGTCGATTGCGCTTTCGTCGCGTGTCGATCACTTTGCGACCTTCGATGCACGGCAATCGGGAGCGACACCTGTGCCGGTGTTGCCGGAGGTCTCAGAGACGATCTTCAATCCGCGGCTTGGTGTGGTGAAGCCGCTTCGGGGAGGCGTTTCGCTGACGGCTTCAGCCTTCCGCGCTTTTCGCGGGCCATCACTGAATGAGCTTTACCGTACAGGCCAGGTTGGGCAGCAGATCACGCTGGCGAATCCTGCATTGCGGTCGGAGCGAGCGACGGGATGGGAGGCAGGCGGGTTGTGGAGCCTGCGGCGCATTGGTACGGTGCGGACGAGCTACTTCTGGATGCAGGTGAATCGCCCCGTCGCGGCTGTGCAGGTCAGCGCTACGCCGACGACACAGACGCTGAAGCGGCAGAATCTCGGCCAGCTGACGAGCAAGGGTGTCACGGCTGAAGTAGAGATGAGGCCGATTAGTTTTCTTACGGTGACAGCGGGATATCAATACGCGAACTCGACGGTGACGAAGTTTTCGGACCCGACGCTGGTGGGCAAGTGGACGCCGCAGGTTCCACGGAACTCGGCCACGCTGCAGGCGCGTATGGAGAAAAGACAGTGGGGTATTTTCGCGGTCGATCTGAGAACGAGTGGACAGCAGTTTGACGACTCCGCCAATCAATACCGGTTGAACAGCTTTGCGCAGGTTGATCTGTACGCCGAGCATTCTTTCCGTCATGGGCTTCGTTTATATGGTGCGGTGCAGAATCTGGCTGATTCGCGCATCGAGGCAGGACGCACGCCGATTCTTACGTTGGGGGCGCCGCGCATTGTGATGGCGGGCATCCGGCTGCATTGA
- a CDS encoding alginate lyase family protein, which translates to MHSTRRDFCSQTLAALLAPAALGQSATSSVRPNVAAIDHDRILAAADRSLTEKPNPLTTIPADRSSGPPNDYYSEPGDQSSAFTAHRDALSALGHSVPALAAAYVITHDDRYAKHAAAHLEAWFVTPVTAMTPTLEFAQVATSAKTGKPEGVIEGLPLVEIAQSIPFLTTSEALTPASLEAITKWFISYLDWLNSSRTAGLARDMRDHNASSWLLQAAAAAKLNLKDDRPLTTLRHQFRSSTIRAQIGFDGNFQHELTTPNPYRNSLFNLDLLAGACELLSTRFESVWEYELQDGPGMRVAIARLFPFIANRGTWPYRADSAFFTQLPLRRPALLFAARAYSRPEYAELWKTLPADTSNAELDRTFPIRQPLLWITRPRP; encoded by the coding sequence ATGCATTCAACACGCAGAGACTTCTGCTCGCAGACACTCGCAGCGCTCCTCGCACCCGCAGCCTTGGGGCAATCCGCAACCTCTTCCGTTCGTCCCAACGTTGCGGCAATCGATCACGACCGCATCCTCGCTGCCGCCGACCGGTCTCTTACGGAGAAGCCCAACCCACTCACCACTATCCCGGCAGACCGCTCGTCAGGACCACCGAACGACTATTACTCCGAGCCCGGCGATCAGTCGTCCGCATTTACAGCTCACCGTGATGCGCTATCCGCACTCGGACACAGCGTGCCTGCGCTTGCCGCCGCCTACGTCATCACGCATGACGACCGATATGCCAAACACGCCGCCGCACATCTTGAAGCATGGTTCGTCACGCCCGTTACAGCTATGACACCCACGCTTGAGTTCGCGCAGGTTGCCACTTCAGCGAAGACAGGCAAACCAGAGGGAGTCATAGAAGGACTTCCTCTCGTCGAAATCGCGCAGTCGATTCCTTTCCTCACAACAAGCGAAGCCCTCACGCCAGCCTCGCTCGAAGCCATCACGAAGTGGTTTATAAGCTACCTCGACTGGCTCAACAGCTCGCGCACGGCCGGGCTTGCACGCGATATGCGCGACCACAACGCCTCCTCGTGGCTCCTGCAGGCAGCGGCAGCCGCAAAGCTGAACCTCAAGGACGACCGCCCTCTGACAACGCTGCGACATCAGTTTCGTTCGTCCACCATCCGCGCCCAGATCGGCTTCGACGGCAACTTTCAACACGAACTAACAACACCAAATCCGTATCGCAACAGCCTCTTCAATCTTGACCTCCTCGCCGGAGCCTGCGAGCTGCTCTCCACTCGTTTTGAAAGCGTATGGGAGTACGAACTACAGGACGGCCCCGGCATGCGGGTCGCCATCGCTCGTCTCTTTCCCTTTATCGCCAACCGAGGGACCTGGCCCTATCGCGCGGACTCAGCCTTCTTCACCCAGCTTCCGCTCCGCCGTCCCGCGCTCTTATTTGCAGCCCGCGCCTACAGCCGGCCAGAGTATGCCGAACTATGGAAGACACTGCCCGCCGATACGTCGAACGCCGAGCTGGACCGTACCTTTCCCATCCGCCAGCCGCTTCTCTGGATCACGCGACCGCGGCCATAA
- a CDS encoding YdeI/OmpD-associated family protein: MANNTKRFRAALEPLSGNLGWVVARIPFDIDKVWKKRIRLRVKVEVGDKVFRTSLFADSNGRGHFVLVNKQMQKAAGVGPGGMIDLAMEPDLDEREAQVPAEMAAIFKGEKALGKWYTKLNDGMKRWIGKDIEGVKSAAARERRAEVWAERLMLTMEGEKALPPILEVAFRRVPAARKGWEQMTPRQRQGNLLAIFYYKSPEAQQKRTGKVIEDCLKVVERKG, from the coding sequence ATGGCGAACAATACTAAACGGTTCCGTGCTGCGCTTGAGCCGCTAAGTGGAAACCTTGGCTGGGTCGTTGCGCGTATTCCATTTGATATCGACAAGGTGTGGAAGAAAAGAATTCGTTTGCGGGTAAAGGTCGAAGTCGGCGACAAAGTTTTTCGTACTTCGCTTTTTGCCGATTCGAATGGCCGCGGCCACTTTGTGCTTGTTAATAAGCAGATGCAGAAGGCCGCCGGGGTGGGACCAGGCGGGATGATCGACCTTGCGATGGAGCCTGATCTCGACGAGCGCGAGGCGCAGGTGCCTGCGGAGATGGCGGCGATCTTCAAAGGAGAGAAGGCGCTCGGAAAGTGGTACACGAAGTTGAACGATGGGATGAAGCGGTGGATTGGGAAGGATATTGAGGGCGTAAAAAGTGCTGCCGCGCGCGAACGCCGGGCCGAAGTGTGGGCCGAACGGCTGATGCTGACGATGGAGGGCGAGAAGGCTCTGCCACCTATTCTTGAGGTGGCATTTCGCAGGGTTCCTGCGGCTCGCAAGGGATGGGAGCAGATGACGCCGAGGCAGAGGCAGGGGAACCTGCTGGCGATCTTTTATTACAAGAGCCCGGAGGCGCAACAGAAAAGGACGGGTAAGGTCATCGAGGACTGTTTAAAGGTTGTCGAGCGAAAAGGGTGA
- the lpxB gene encoding lipid-A-disaccharide synthase, translated as MMSNPTIFLAAGEASGDHYGAQILAELRRRHPQAEFFGLGGREMEAAGQQRIVRAEDVAHMGITEVLRHAPRVYDAYRRLVASIQQRRPQAAVLIDFPDVNLRLARELKALNIPVVYFVSPQLWAWKKKRLAWVQQRIDRMMVIFPFEETFYRARGVNATFTGHPLAELPLPTISREEYAAREGFLDLDRKWIALLPGSRWKEIEANLPTMIEAAAKLGSGYEFLVPLASTIEWQQLNEFITRKTAWKNAAPIHIVSDARDALHHADASVVASGTATVQAAVIGKPFIVVYRVSPLTFTLAKRLVSYPPEVWPSGERDQHGNLPIAMVNLVAGRRIVPELIQGNFTPASVVTALKPLLDATQDRKQMVTDLDEVKQRLLPPPDSSSIGQVVDAVDSLLEAPAASTTTGAEA; from the coding sequence ATGATGTCCAATCCGACGATCTTCCTCGCAGCGGGGGAGGCCTCAGGAGACCACTACGGCGCGCAGATCCTGGCCGAATTGCGCCGCCGTCATCCTCAGGCAGAGTTCTTTGGCCTCGGCGGCCGCGAAATGGAAGCCGCCGGACAACAGCGCATCGTCCGCGCTGAGGACGTCGCGCATATGGGCATCACCGAAGTCCTGCGCCACGCGCCACGCGTCTACGACGCATACCGCCGTCTCGTCGCCTCCATTCAGCAGCGCCGCCCTCAGGCCGCCGTGCTGATCGACTTCCCCGACGTCAATCTCCGCCTGGCCCGCGAGCTGAAAGCGCTCAACATTCCGGTTGTCTACTTTGTCAGCCCACAGCTGTGGGCCTGGAAGAAAAAACGCCTTGCCTGGGTGCAGCAGCGCATAGACCGCATGATGGTGATCTTCCCTTTTGAGGAGACCTTCTACCGTGCGCGCGGGGTCAACGCGACCTTCACCGGCCATCCGCTGGCCGAGCTGCCCCTGCCAACCATTTCGCGCGAAGAATATGCTGCCCGAGAAGGTTTTCTCGATCTGGACCGCAAATGGATTGCGCTTCTTCCCGGCAGCCGCTGGAAAGAGATCGAAGCCAATCTCCCCACCATGATTGAGGCAGCGGCAAAACTCGGGTCAGGATATGAATTCCTGGTGCCGTTGGCCTCAACGATTGAGTGGCAGCAGTTAAACGAATTCATCACCCGCAAGACTGCCTGGAAGAATGCAGCCCCGATCCACATCGTCAGCGATGCGCGCGACGCTCTCCATCACGCTGACGCCTCCGTGGTGGCCAGCGGAACCGCGACCGTACAGGCAGCGGTGATCGGCAAGCCGTTTATCGTCGTCTACCGCGTGTCGCCTCTGACCTTCACCCTTGCGAAGCGGCTGGTCTCGTACCCGCCGGAAGTCTGGCCCTCTGGCGAACGCGACCAACACGGCAATCTGCCCATCGCTATGGTGAACCTCGTCGCCGGACGCCGCATTGTCCCGGAGCTGATCCAGGGCAATTTCACCCCCGCCAGTGTCGTCACGGCTCTCAAGCCCCTGCTGGATGCCACGCAGGACCGCAAGCAGATGGTCACAGACCTGGACGAGGTGAAGCAGCGCTTGCTCCCTCCACCCGACTCCAGCTCCATCGGGCAGGTAGTCGATGCGGTGGATTCTTTGCTCGAAGCCCCTGCGGCCAGCACAACAACGGGGGCAGAGGCCTAA